The following are encoded in a window of Cucurbita pepo subsp. pepo cultivar mu-cu-16 chromosome LG12, ASM280686v2, whole genome shotgun sequence genomic DNA:
- the LOC111806994 gene encoding pectinesterase inhibitor-like: MADHMLHLAHTSAVECRRRAQQLEAEETANLKLKKRYSECSESIDSSVNAIEFGKQYLALGGYIVVTVQVIGATNDVDQCLDTFNQPPPEPSSLPRNVKNLRDICDIASYVAHTLARDDY, from the coding sequence ATGGCCGATCACATGCTCCACCTTGCACATACGAGCGCTGTCGAATGTCGCCGCCGCGCACAACAGCTCGAGGCAGAAGAGACAGCTAATCTAAAGCTTAAGAAACGATATTCAGAATGCTCAGAATCCATAGACTCTTCGGTGAACGCCATAGAGTTTGGCAAACAATACTTGGCCCTTGGTGGCTATATTGTCGTCACAGTTCAAGTCATCGGTGCCACGAACGATGTTGACCAATGTCTAGATACCTTCAATCAGCCGCCGCCAGAACCGTCGTCACTACCAAGGAACGTCAAGAATCTTAGAGATATTTGTGACATTGCCTCATATGTGGCGCATACTCTCGCCCGAGATGATTACTGA
- the LOC111807639 gene encoding ATP-citrate synthase beta chain protein 2-like, whose protein sequence is MATGQIFSRTTQALFYNYKQLPIQRMLDFDFLCGRETPSVAGIINPGSEGFQKLFFGQEEIAIPVHSTIEAACAAHPTADVFINFASFRSAAASSLSALKQPTIRVIAIIAEGVPESDTKQLIAYARANNKVVIGPATVGGIQAGAFKIGDTAGTIDNIIQCKLYRPGSVGFVSKSGGMSNEMYNTIARVTDGIYEGIAIGGDVFPGSTLSDHILRFNNIPQIKMMVVLGELGGRDEYSLVEAMKQGKVTKPVVAWVSGTCATLFKSEVQFGHAGAKSGGELESAQAKNQALRDAGAIVPTSYEALEDAIKETFGKLVEAGKITPVKEVKPPQIPEDLNSAIKSGKVRAPTHIISTISDDRGEEPSYAGIPMSSIVEQGYGVGDVISLLWFKRSLPRYCTHFIEICIMLCADHGPCVSGAHNTIVTARAGKDLVSCLVSGLLTIGPRFGGAVDDAARYFKDAYDRNLTPYEFVESMKKKGIRVPGIGHRIKLGDNRDKRVELLQRFARTHFPSVKYMEYAVQVETYTLSKANNLVLNVDGAIGSLFLDLLAGSGMFSKQEIDEIVEIGYLNGLFVLARSIGLIGHTFDQKRLKQPLYRHPWEDVLYTK, encoded by the exons ATGGCCACTGGACAAATATTTTCTCGTACAACCCAAGCTCTGTTCTACAACTACAAGCAACTACCCATCCAACGGATGCTTGACTTTGACTTCCTCTGCG GGAGGGAAACGCCATCAGTTGCTGGAATCATCAATCCAGGTTCCGAGGGATTTCAGAAACTCTTTTTTGGTCAAGAGGAAATTGCCATCCCTGTGCATTCTAC GATTGAAGCAGCTTGTGCAGCACATCCCACAGCAGATGTCTTTATCAACTTTGCATCCTTCAGAAG TGCTGCTGCATCATCATTGTCTGCTTTGAAACAGCCTACCATCAGAGTTATAGCTATCATAGCTGAAGGTGTTccagagtcagacaccaaaCAGTTGATTGCATATGCACGGGCTAACAATAAG GTTGTTATAGGTCCAGCTACTGTTGGTGGCATTCAAGCTGGAGCGTTTAAGATTGGTGACACTGCTGGAACAATCGATAATATAATACAGTGCAAGCTATACAGGCCTGGATCTGTGGGCTTTGTCTCTAAATCA GGTGGAATGTCCAATGAGATGTACAATACTATTGCCCGTGTTACAGATGGAATTTATGAAG GTATTGCAATTGGAGGTGATGTGTTTCCAGGTTCCACTCTTTCTGACCATATTTTGCGGTTTAACAACATCCCACAG ATCAAGATGATGGTTGTACTTGGAGAACTTGGTGGTCGGGATGAGTATTCTTTAGTTGAAGCCATGAAACAAGGAAAAGTTACCAAACCAGTGGTTGCCTGGGTCAGTGGTACTTGTGCAACACTGTTTAAATCTGAAGTTCAATTTGGACATGCT GGAGCAAAAAGTGGTGGTGAGTTGGAGTCTGCACAAGCTAAAAACCAAGCTTTAAGGGATGCTGGTGCAATTGTTCCTACTTCATATGAAGCCCTTGAAGATGCAATCAAGGAAACATTTGGAAAATTg GTCGAAGCGGGGAAAATTACTCCAGTCAAGGAAGTGAAGCCTCCACAAATCCCTGAAGATCTTAACTCAGCAATTAAGAGTGGAAAAGTTCGAGCCCCAACCCATATTATTTCCACCATTTCTGATGACAGAG gtGAGGAGCCCAGCTATGCTGGAATTCCAATGTCTTCCATTGTTGAGCAAGGTTATGGTGTTGGGGATGTTATCTCACTATTATGGTTCAAGCGCAGTCTTCCTCGGTACTGTACACATTTCATTGAG ATATGTATCATGCTCTGTGCTGACCATGGTCCTTGTGTATCTGGAGCACACAACACGATAGTAACAGCTCGGGCTGGAAAAGACCTCGTGTCCTGCCTTGTCTCAG GTTTGCTTACGATTGGCCCTCGATTTGGTGGTGCCGTTGATGATGCTGCTCGATATTTTAAGGATGCATATGACAGA AATCTTACACCATACGAATTTGTCGAAagcatgaaaaagaaagggattCGTGTGCCTGGAATTGGCCACAG GATCAAGCTAGGCGACAACCGAGATAAGAGAGTGGAGCTGCTCCAGCGGTTTGCTCGGACACATTTCCCATCTGTGAAGTACATGGAGTATGCCGTGCAAGTTGAAACATACACTCTCTCGAAGGCAAACAACTTGGTTCTTAATGTAGACGGTGCAATTGGATCCCTTTTCTTGGATCTTCTTGCTGGCAGTGGAATGTTCAGCAAACAAGAGATCGACGAGATTGTCGAGATCGGCTATTTGAACGGGTTGTTCGTGTTGGCTCGATCCATCGGTCTGATCGG GCACACATTTGATCAGAAGAGACTGAAACAGCCACTTTACCGCCATCCATGGGAAGATGTTCTCTACACCAAATGA
- the LOC111807112 gene encoding putative proline-rich receptor-like protein kinase PERK11 isoform X1, whose product MGTPPVEELLRKIQELEEGQAHLKKEMSKLLLSGTAADSNSDHQIRHHHHHHQRSQSISPQRSRFATARRRGGAAGGFDGAAAAWKRGSSSFRYSSPLQRESRTCEPLNAAASVGTGGGSGPAAVNFTNKQYLNILQSMGQSVHIFDLNYRIIYWNRAAESVYGYSAVEALGQDAIELLIDPEDFAVANDVTLRVMGGENWTGQLPVKNKMGQKFMVVATNTPFYDDGALVGIICVSSDSRPFQELKVLLASGSKQQDADSNTIRSRIPVSAKLGLDPQQPLQIAIASKLSNLASKVSNKVKSKIRTGENSLDREGGSADSYHSDHGFPDAVLCDNREDANSSGASTPRGDSTAHGALSHVEEKLSGKLVRDSGDEVVGKPTIQKILSSKAEEWITKKGISWPWKGTEQEGGSETRTTRIVWPWVQIDQEAEPANHRSSSSSVKPDMQQNDGHRAVNNEASGSWSSFNVNSTSSVSSCGSASSSAINKVDTDFDCLDYEILWEDLTIGEQIGQGSCGTVYHALWYGSDVAVKVFSKQEYSDDVIISFGQEVSLMKKLRHPNILLFMGVVTSPQRLCIVTEFLPRGSLFRLLQRNTGKLDWRRRVHMALDVARGMNYLHHCNPPIIHRDLKSSNLLIDKNWTVKVGDFGLSRLKHETYLTTKTGKGTPQWMAPEVLRNEPSDEKSDIYSFGVILWELATEKIPWENLNTMQVIGAVGFMNQRLEIPKDVDPQWASIIESCWHSEPANRPSFQVLMERLRELHRKFTIQLQAARNGGDNISQKET is encoded by the exons ATGGGAACTCCACCAGTAGAGGAGCTTCTGAGGAAGATACAAGAGCTGGAGGAAGGTCAAGCGCATCTCAAGAAAGAGATGTCCAAACTTCTTCTCTCTGGAACTGCCGCGGATTCCAATTCTGACCACCAAATTCGccaccatcatcatcaccatCAGCGTTCTCAATCGATATCGCCTCAGCGTTCTAGGTTTGCTACGGCTCGGAGAAGAGGCGGCGCTGCTGGAGGTTTCGACGGCGCTGCAGCTGCGTGGAAGAGAGGCTCTTCGTCGTTTCGATATTCTTCTCCACTTCAGAGAGAGAGTAGGACTTGTGAGCCTCTAAATGCTGCCGCCAGTGTCGGAACCGGCGGTGGCTCTGGCCCCGCCGCCGTGAATTTCACCAACAAACAGTATCTGAATATCTTGCAGTCAATGGGACAGTCTGTTCATATTTTTGACCTTAATTATCGCATAATTTATTG GAACCGAGCTGCTGAAAGCGTGTATGGATATTCTGCGGTGGAGGCTCTTGGTCAAGACGCCATTGAGCTTCTAATCGATCCCGAGGACTTCGCCGTTGCGAATGATGTAACTCTTCGTGTCATGGGTGGGGAGAATTGGACTGGTCAATTACCTGTAAAGAACAAGATGGGgcaaaaatttatggttgttGCCACTAACACTCCATTCTATGACGATGGTGCATTGGTTGGGATTATCTGTGTATCAAGTGATTCACGGCCATTTCAAGAATTGAAGGTTCTTTTAGCATCAGGTTCTAAACAGCAGGATGCAGATTCGAACACGATCCGTTCAAGAATCCCGGTTTCAGCTAAACTTGGTCTTGATCCTCAGCAGCCTCTTCAAATTGCAATTGCTTCAAAGTTATCAAACTTG GCATCAAAGGTAAGCAACAAAGTCAAGTCCAAAATTCGAACTGGAGAAAACAGTTTGGATCGTGAAGGTGGAAGTGCAGATAGTTACCACTCTGATCATGGCTTTCCAGATGCAGTTCTTTGTGACAATCGGGAGGATGCAAATTCAAGTGGAGCTAGCACGCCTCGGGGCGATTCCACGGCTCATGGTGCGTTATCCCATGTTGAGGAGAAGTTGTCTGGCAAACTGGTCAGGGATTCTGGTGATGAGGTTGTAGGAAAACCTACAATCCAGAAGATCTTATCCTCAAAAGCAGAAGAGTGGATCACTAAGAAAGGCATATCTTGGCCATGGAAAGGGACCGAGCAGGAAGGAGGATCTGAAACAAGAACAACCCGTATTGTTTGGCCCTGGGTACAAATTGATCAAGAAGCTGAACCAGCAAATCATAGAAGTTCTTCTTCATCTGTGAAACCAGATATGCAGCAAAACGATGGTCATCGAGCAGTCAATAACGAGGCGTCGGGATCTTGGTCATCATTCAATGTTAACAGCACTAGCAGTGTCAGTAGCTGTGGAAGTGCCAGTAGTAGTGCTATCAACAAGGTTGACACGGACTTCGACTGCTTGGATTATGAAATCTTGTGGGAAGACCTTACTATTGGGGAGCAAATAGGGCAAG GTTCTTGTGGAACTGTCTATCATGCGCTGTGGTATGGATCA GACGTTGCCGTCAAAGTGTTTTCCAAACAAGAGTATTCAGATGATGTGATTATCTCCTTCGGACAGGAG GTATCCCTGATGAAAAAGCTTAGACACCCCAACATTCTTCTCTTCATGGGAGTTGTGACTTCACCTCAGCGTCTCTGTATTGTCACAGAATTTCTTCCACG TGGAAGTTTGTTTCGTTTACTACAGAGGAACACGGGCAAATTAGATTGGAGACGCCGTGTTCATATGGCTTTGGACGTT GCGAGAGGCATGAACTATCTTCACCATTGCAATCCACCTATTATTCACCGAGATTTGAAATCTTCGAACCTCTTAATTGATAAAAACTGGACTGTGAAG GTTGGGGATTTTGGTCTATCTCGACTTAAGCATGAGACTTATCTAACGACTAAGACCGGAAAGGGCACG CCTCAATGGATGGCGCCTGAAGTTCTTCGTAATGAGCCCTCGGATGAGAA GTCTGACATATACAGTTTTGGAGTCATATTGTGGGAGCTTGCAACCGAGAAGATCCCTTGGGAAAATCTCAATACAATGCAG GTGATTGGTGCTGTTGGGTTCATGAACCAACGACTTGAAATCCCCAAAGACGTGGATCCACAGTGGGCTTCTATTATTGAAAGCTGCTGGCACAG TGAACCCGCAAACCGGCCATCATTCCAGGTTCTGATGGAAAGGCTTAGAGAACTGCATAGAAAGTTTACTATTCAATTACAAGCAGCCCGTAACGGTGGAGATAATATCAGCCAAAAGGAAACATAA
- the LOC111807112 gene encoding putative proline-rich receptor-like protein kinase PERK11 isoform X2 produces MSKLLLSGTAADSNSDHQIRHHHHHHQRSQSISPQRSRFATARRRGGAAGGFDGAAAAWKRGSSSFRYSSPLQRESRTCEPLNAAASVGTGGGSGPAAVNFTNKQYLNILQSMGQSVHIFDLNYRIIYWNRAAESVYGYSAVEALGQDAIELLIDPEDFAVANDVTLRVMGGENWTGQLPVKNKMGQKFMVVATNTPFYDDGALVGIICVSSDSRPFQELKVLLASGSKQQDADSNTIRSRIPVSAKLGLDPQQPLQIAIASKLSNLASKVSNKVKSKIRTGENSLDREGGSADSYHSDHGFPDAVLCDNREDANSSGASTPRGDSTAHGALSHVEEKLSGKLVRDSGDEVVGKPTIQKILSSKAEEWITKKGISWPWKGTEQEGGSETRTTRIVWPWVQIDQEAEPANHRSSSSSVKPDMQQNDGHRAVNNEASGSWSSFNVNSTSSVSSCGSASSSAINKVDTDFDCLDYEILWEDLTIGEQIGQGSCGTVYHALWYGSDVAVKVFSKQEYSDDVIISFGQEVSLMKKLRHPNILLFMGVVTSPQRLCIVTEFLPRGSLFRLLQRNTGKLDWRRRVHMALDVARGMNYLHHCNPPIIHRDLKSSNLLIDKNWTVKVGDFGLSRLKHETYLTTKTGKGTPQWMAPEVLRNEPSDEKSDIYSFGVILWELATEKIPWENLNTMQVIGAVGFMNQRLEIPKDVDPQWASIIESCWHSEPANRPSFQVLMERLRELHRKFTIQLQAARNGGDNISQKET; encoded by the exons ATGTCCAAACTTCTTCTCTCTGGAACTGCCGCGGATTCCAATTCTGACCACCAAATTCGccaccatcatcatcaccatCAGCGTTCTCAATCGATATCGCCTCAGCGTTCTAGGTTTGCTACGGCTCGGAGAAGAGGCGGCGCTGCTGGAGGTTTCGACGGCGCTGCAGCTGCGTGGAAGAGAGGCTCTTCGTCGTTTCGATATTCTTCTCCACTTCAGAGAGAGAGTAGGACTTGTGAGCCTCTAAATGCTGCCGCCAGTGTCGGAACCGGCGGTGGCTCTGGCCCCGCCGCCGTGAATTTCACCAACAAACAGTATCTGAATATCTTGCAGTCAATGGGACAGTCTGTTCATATTTTTGACCTTAATTATCGCATAATTTATTG GAACCGAGCTGCTGAAAGCGTGTATGGATATTCTGCGGTGGAGGCTCTTGGTCAAGACGCCATTGAGCTTCTAATCGATCCCGAGGACTTCGCCGTTGCGAATGATGTAACTCTTCGTGTCATGGGTGGGGAGAATTGGACTGGTCAATTACCTGTAAAGAACAAGATGGGgcaaaaatttatggttgttGCCACTAACACTCCATTCTATGACGATGGTGCATTGGTTGGGATTATCTGTGTATCAAGTGATTCACGGCCATTTCAAGAATTGAAGGTTCTTTTAGCATCAGGTTCTAAACAGCAGGATGCAGATTCGAACACGATCCGTTCAAGAATCCCGGTTTCAGCTAAACTTGGTCTTGATCCTCAGCAGCCTCTTCAAATTGCAATTGCTTCAAAGTTATCAAACTTG GCATCAAAGGTAAGCAACAAAGTCAAGTCCAAAATTCGAACTGGAGAAAACAGTTTGGATCGTGAAGGTGGAAGTGCAGATAGTTACCACTCTGATCATGGCTTTCCAGATGCAGTTCTTTGTGACAATCGGGAGGATGCAAATTCAAGTGGAGCTAGCACGCCTCGGGGCGATTCCACGGCTCATGGTGCGTTATCCCATGTTGAGGAGAAGTTGTCTGGCAAACTGGTCAGGGATTCTGGTGATGAGGTTGTAGGAAAACCTACAATCCAGAAGATCTTATCCTCAAAAGCAGAAGAGTGGATCACTAAGAAAGGCATATCTTGGCCATGGAAAGGGACCGAGCAGGAAGGAGGATCTGAAACAAGAACAACCCGTATTGTTTGGCCCTGGGTACAAATTGATCAAGAAGCTGAACCAGCAAATCATAGAAGTTCTTCTTCATCTGTGAAACCAGATATGCAGCAAAACGATGGTCATCGAGCAGTCAATAACGAGGCGTCGGGATCTTGGTCATCATTCAATGTTAACAGCACTAGCAGTGTCAGTAGCTGTGGAAGTGCCAGTAGTAGTGCTATCAACAAGGTTGACACGGACTTCGACTGCTTGGATTATGAAATCTTGTGGGAAGACCTTACTATTGGGGAGCAAATAGGGCAAG GTTCTTGTGGAACTGTCTATCATGCGCTGTGGTATGGATCA GACGTTGCCGTCAAAGTGTTTTCCAAACAAGAGTATTCAGATGATGTGATTATCTCCTTCGGACAGGAG GTATCCCTGATGAAAAAGCTTAGACACCCCAACATTCTTCTCTTCATGGGAGTTGTGACTTCACCTCAGCGTCTCTGTATTGTCACAGAATTTCTTCCACG TGGAAGTTTGTTTCGTTTACTACAGAGGAACACGGGCAAATTAGATTGGAGACGCCGTGTTCATATGGCTTTGGACGTT GCGAGAGGCATGAACTATCTTCACCATTGCAATCCACCTATTATTCACCGAGATTTGAAATCTTCGAACCTCTTAATTGATAAAAACTGGACTGTGAAG GTTGGGGATTTTGGTCTATCTCGACTTAAGCATGAGACTTATCTAACGACTAAGACCGGAAAGGGCACG CCTCAATGGATGGCGCCTGAAGTTCTTCGTAATGAGCCCTCGGATGAGAA GTCTGACATATACAGTTTTGGAGTCATATTGTGGGAGCTTGCAACCGAGAAGATCCCTTGGGAAAATCTCAATACAATGCAG GTGATTGGTGCTGTTGGGTTCATGAACCAACGACTTGAAATCCCCAAAGACGTGGATCCACAGTGGGCTTCTATTATTGAAAGCTGCTGGCACAG TGAACCCGCAAACCGGCCATCATTCCAGGTTCTGATGGAAAGGCTTAGAGAACTGCATAGAAAGTTTACTATTCAATTACAAGCAGCCCGTAACGGTGGAGATAATATCAGCCAAAAGGAAACATAA
- the LOC111807113 gene encoding huntingtin-interacting protein K: MEAGDDGVESLVDSKDMQQQSKAFDKLTDRVEDRQLDSTRVQEAMASIAASAEADWNAMMLREKELAAVKINAADVDIIANELELDKKVAERTLREHKGDAVAAIRYLLR, from the exons ATGGAAGCGGGAGACGATGGAGTCGAGAGTCTGGTAGATTCGAAGGATATGCAGCAACAGAGCAAAGCCTTCGATAAGCTCACTGATCGCGTTGAAGACCGGCAACTCGATTCCACTCGTGTTCAAGAG GCAATGGCATCTATTGCTGCATCGGCCGAAGCCGATTGGAACGCGATGATGTTGAG AGAGAAGGAGCTTGCTGCTGTCAAAATAAACGCAGCTGATGTCGACATAATCGCAAACGAACTCGAG TTGGACAAGAAGGTTGCCGAGAGAACCTTGCGCGAGCACAAAGGCGACGCGGTTGCTGCTATACGGTATTTACTACGCTGA
- the LOC111807114 gene encoding probable enoyl-CoA hydratase 1, peroxisomal, translating into MDRSSPEKLILVNREPNGIAFVTINRPKSLNSLTRAMMADLAQAFKSLDRDESVRVIVLSGSGRAFCSGVDLTAAEDVFKGDVKDVEADPVVQMERCRKPIIGAVAGFAITAGFEIALACDILIAAKGAKFIDTHARFGIFPSWGLSQKLPRIIGVSKAREVSLTAMPLTAEEAERKGLVNHVVDGGELLKKTREIAEAILKNNQDLVLRYKSVINDGLKLDLGHALALEKERGHAYYNGMTKEQFKKMQEFIAGRSSKKPSKL; encoded by the exons ATGGATCGATCATCGCCGGAAAAGCTCATCCTCGTCAACCGGGAACCAAACGGGATCGCATTCGTTACGATCAACCGACCGAAGTCGTTGAATTCGTTAACGAGAGCGATGATGGCAGATTTGGCTCAGGCGTTTAAGAGCTTGGACCGCGACGAGTCCGTGCGAGTTATCGTGCTCTCTGGATCAGGCCGAGCCTTCTGTTCCGGTGTAGACCTTACTGCGGCGGAGGATGTTTTCAAAGGAGATGTGAAGGATGTTGAAGCCGATCCGGTTGTGCAGATGGAACGCTGCCGGAAGCCGATAATCGGAGCGGTTGCAGGTTTCGCCATCACCGCTGGATTTGAGATCGCCTTGGCTTGCGACATACTCATAGCTGCCAAAGGAGCTAAGTTCATCGATACTCATGCTAG GTTTGGGATATTTCCTTCGTGGGGATTATCTCAGAAACTCCCGAGGATCATCGGAGTTAGCAAAGCTCGTGAAGTATCCTTAACGGCGATGCCTCTAACTGCAGAGGAAGCCGAGAGGAAGGGTTTGGTGAATCACGTGGTCGACGGAGGTGAATTGTTGAAGAAAACTCGAGAGATTGCGGAGGCCATCTTGAAGAACAATCAGGATTTGGTGTTGAGATACAAGTCCGTCATTAACGATGGCCTGAAGCTGGATCTTGGCCATGCTCTTGCGCTGGAGAAG GAGAGAGGTCATGCATATTACAATGGAATGACCAAAGAGCAATTCAAGAAAATGCAGGAATTCATAGCTGGTCGGAGCTCCAAGAAGCCTTCCAAGTTATAA
- the LOC111807115 gene encoding probable protein phosphatase 2C 42, with amino-acid sequence MLRGLMNLLSLCWKPFGHATENLSSVGVIGTTCGGKDTKDSLLWFYDYGKYASGEFSMAVVQANQVLEDQSQIESGPFGTFVGIYDGHGGPDAARYVCDNLFRRFQDEQRGVVTRETILNAFRQTEEGFTAVVSDLWNTRPQIATVGTCCLVGVIHEQTLYIASLGDSRAVLGKKVGNTGEIAAIQLSTEHNANLEDIRQELRDMHPNDPQIVVQRHGVWRVKGIIQVSRSIGDVYMKHAQYNNERINAKFRLPEPINKPILTAEPTIIAHPLHQNDSFLIFASDGLWEHLTNEKAVEIVHNHPRAGSAKRLMKAALQEAARKREMRYSDLRKIDKKVRRHFHDDISVIVLFFNHDLISTSNVLLDQPLSVRSALDH; translated from the exons ATGCTCCGGGGATTGATGAATCTGCTCTCCCTTTGCTGGAAGCCGTTCGGGCATGCTACTGAGAATTTGAGCTCTGTTGGAGTAATTGGAACCACTTGTGGTGGTAAAGATACTAAGGATAGCTTGCTCTGGTTCTATGATTATGGTAAGTATGCTTCCGGTGAATTTTCCATGGCTGTTGTACAGGCCAACCAAGTGCTTGAAGACCAGAGCCAGATTGAATCTGGTCCTTTTGGCACTTTCGTCGGAATCTACGATGGCCATGGCGGCCCCGATGCTGCTCGATATGTCTGCGATAATTTGTTTAGGCGTTTCCAAG ATGAACAACGAGGAGTTGTGACTCGTGAAACCATTCTGAATGCTTTTCGTCAAACAGAGGAAGGGTTCACAGCCGTTGTGTCAGACTTGTGGAATACTCGACCCCAGATAGCAACAGTTGGGACATGCTGTCTAGTAGGGGTGATACATGAGCAGACACTCTACATTGCAAGTCTAGGAGATTCTCGTGCGGTGTTAGGGAAGAAAGTTGGCAACACTGGGGAGATTGCTGCCATTCAGTTATCAACAGAGCATAATGCAAATCTTGAGGATATCAGGCAAGAATTAAGAGACATGCATCCCAATGATCCTCAAATTGTGGTTCAAAGGCATGGAGTTTGGAGAGTGAAAGGAATTATACAG GTTTCTAGATCCATTGGCGATGTGTATATGAAACATGCTCAGTATAATAATGAAAGAATCAATGCTAAATTTAGGCTTCCGGAACCAATAAATAAGCCTATATTGACTGCTGAACCTACTATTATTGCTCATCCTCTTCACCAAAATGATTCGTTTCTCATATTTGCATCCGATGGACTTTGGGAACACCTAACCAATGAAAAAGCTGTGGAGATTGTCCATAATCATCCACGTGCG GGAAGCGCGAAAAGGCTCATGAAGGCAGCCCTTCAAGAAGCAGCTAGAAAACGAGAGATGCGATATTCAGATCTCCGAAAGATCGATAAGAAGGTTCGGCGTCATTTTCACGATGACATTAGtgttattgttttatttttcaaccaCGACCTCATATCCACAAGCAATGTCCTCCTAGATCAGCCATTATCAGTAAGAAGTGCTCTTGAtcattga